A genome region from Nitrospira sp. includes the following:
- a CDS encoding acetate uptake transporter — protein MNEDNQSRRIDVLAIGLFGLAVGALTLGVAQLGWIQQKNMVGALVIALIFGGIVQLLAGITDIRYNEQLGGTALTMYGFLWITLCTVKLVSASSTFQFDAVLYAPINLVYAVFSGVMIFLTAYRNLTLSALHVVITLTFLATTFAKLDFISELLPGWGHLIIGLMAFYHAVGSLTLAFTGKSILPLGPPLLFHTHKPVHSIVKVV, from the coding sequence ATGAACGAAGACAATCAATCCCGACGAATCGACGTACTGGCAATCGGCCTGTTTGGCTTGGCAGTCGGTGCGCTCACCCTGGGCGTGGCCCAACTAGGATGGATTCAGCAGAAAAACATGGTGGGAGCCCTGGTGATTGCCCTGATCTTCGGCGGGATTGTTCAACTCTTAGCCGGCATTACCGATATTCGCTATAACGAGCAACTCGGCGGCACCGCGCTGACCATGTACGGTTTTCTGTGGATCACGCTCTGCACCGTGAAACTCGTCAGCGCGAGCAGCACGTTCCAATTCGACGCGGTGCTGTATGCGCCAATCAATCTGGTCTACGCAGTCTTTTCCGGCGTCATGATCTTTCTCACGGCCTACCGCAACCTGACGCTCAGCGCCCTCCATGTCGTGATCACTCTCACATTTCTTGCCACCACCTTCGCCAAGCTGGACTTCATCAGCGAACTCTTGCCGGGATGGGGCCATCTCATCATCGGCCTGATGGCCTTCTATCATGCGGTCGGCAGCCTGACACTGGCGTTCACGGGCAAATCCATCCTCCCGCTCGGCCCGCCGCTCCTCTTTCACACACACAAGCCTGTGCATTCGATCGTCAAGGTCGTGTAG
- a CDS encoding A/G-specific adenine glycosylase, with protein sequence MSTKSRVQKSPTRKKKSPQSSVALARGQKQRFQNRLLKWYKEHGRDLPWRRTSDPYHILVSEVMLQQTQVDRVIPKYHEFLERYPSFEQLADAPVAEVKQTWYPLGYNVRPERLHSIACETVARYGGQLPNDAEELLSFKGIGRYTAGAIRSFAFNEDAPILDTNVIRVLHRVFIAEGDAKAQKAILWELSEALIPRGKGYDFNQALMDFGATVCTARDPYCLLCPMKPFCKAYPFDAGK encoded by the coding sequence ATGTCCACAAAGTCTCGCGTTCAGAAATCCCCGACACGTAAGAAGAAGTCGCCTCAGTCTTCTGTCGCGCTTGCGCGCGGGCAGAAGCAGCGTTTTCAGAACCGGCTCTTGAAGTGGTACAAGGAACACGGGCGCGATCTGCCCTGGCGCAGGACCTCCGATCCCTATCACATTCTGGTGTCGGAGGTGATGCTCCAGCAGACTCAGGTCGATCGGGTGATTCCGAAGTACCATGAGTTTTTAGAACGGTATCCGTCGTTTGAACAGCTGGCCGATGCGCCTGTCGCCGAGGTGAAGCAGACCTGGTATCCCCTGGGGTACAACGTCCGGCCTGAACGGTTGCACAGTATCGCCTGTGAAACCGTCGCCCGTTACGGAGGGCAGTTGCCCAACGATGCGGAGGAGTTGTTATCCTTCAAGGGCATCGGGCGGTACACCGCGGGGGCCATTCGTTCGTTTGCATTTAATGAAGACGCGCCGATCCTGGACACGAACGTGATCCGCGTGCTGCATCGTGTGTTCATTGCTGAGGGTGACGCCAAGGCGCAAAAGGCGATCCTCTGGGAGTTATCAGAGGCCTTGATTCCGCGCGGCAAGGGGTATGACTTTAATCAGGCCCTGATGGATTTCGGTGCCACGGTTTGTACGGCGCGTGACCCCTATTGTCTCCTGTGCCCGATGAAGCCGTTCTGCAAGGCCTATCCGTTCGATGCCGGGAAGTGA